The Oncorhynchus masou masou isolate Uvic2021 chromosome 6, UVic_Omas_1.1, whole genome shotgun sequence genome has a window encoding:
- the LOC135541640 gene encoding protein phosphatase 1 regulatory subunit 15B, whose product MDGKSIGSSCNKEEPNDNGSLQTATWPESLPFPDSFPLDHWKTVGISDHLVRVGAVTACSEVAVFTPDQDNGYSSLEEEHSTSRLYMLRPPIEELQGITEMKEETITSDTPTQGSSGESGPERDASNHREVGETAATGGMELEEEFEDSEEEETAAEGPPVSTTALSPSTPQCSNKAIAYIMGSPCSDDSQSDDSLSEEDDDGFDSEGSSEFSNSELLDDDEEEDDSETERLWNSLCQSRDPYNPQNFTALITNPRTIPSTSTATTACSPHTSPPEQPPSPLSSSSPSPAEEFGSESSSSEVDEAESLRLWDSFSTSSDPYSPFNFQALLRTREPVWTRVKAGTGARCKKSSKTTPRHGQGQSHSAPQYRKEEAEERLDSGFSEIPPTPEITTTGCVTVKKVGFCDDVDEFYASEDDEDRRGPWEELARDRCRFLRRVQEVEESIGYVFSSTFRLTVCQRQHHS is encoded by the exons ATGGATGGCAAAAGCATTGGTTCCTCCTGCAACAAAGAGGAGCCAAATGACAATGGAAGCCTTCAAACAGCCACCTGGCCAgagtctctccctttccctgacAGTTTCCCATTAGATCACTGGAAAACAGTCGGTATCAGTGATCATCTTGTCAGAGTTGGAGCTGTCACTGCCTGCAGTGAGGTGGCAGTTTTTACCCCTGACCAGGATAATGGTTATTCCAGTCTGGAAGAAGAACACTCCACCTCCAGACTGTACATGTTAAGGCCTCCCATTGAAGAGCTACAGGGGATCACAGAGATGAAGGAAGAGACCATCACATCTGACACACCAACACAGGGGAGCTCTGGAGAGAGTGGGCCAGAGAGGGATGCATCCAATCATAGAGAAGTGGGTGAGACTGCTGCCACTGGAGGGATGGAATTAGAGGAAGAGTTTGAGGACTCTGAGGAAGAGGAAACGGCGGCTGAGGGTCCACCAGTGTCTACCACCGCTCTGTCCCCCTCCACACCCCAGTGCAGTAACAAGGCCATCGCCTACATCATGGGCAGCCCCTGCAGCGACGACAGCCAATCAGACGACTCACTCAGTGAGGAGGATGACGATGGTTTCGACAGCGAGGGCTCGTCAGAATTCTCCAATTCCGAGTTGTtggatgatgatgaagaggaggatgactctgagactgagagactgtggAACTCGCTGTGCCAAAGCAGGGACCCCTACAACCCCCAAAACTTCACCGCCCTCATTACCAACCCCAGGACCATCCCCTCCACCTCTACAGCCACCACAGCCTGCTCCCCTCACACCTCACCCCCAGAGcaacctccctctcccctctcctcttcttccccctctcctgcgGAGGAGTTTGGCTCGGAGTCCAGCAGCAGTGAGGTGGATGAGGCTGAGAGCCTGAGGCTGTGGGACTCCTTCAGCACCTCCTCAGACCCCTACAGCCCATTCAACTTCCAGGCCCTGCTCAGGACTAGAGAGCCAGTCTGGACAAGGGTAAAAGCCGGGACAGGGGCGCGCTGTAAGAAGAGCAGCAAGACAACCCCCCGTCATGGACAGGGACAGAGCCACTCAGCCCCCCAGTACAggaaggaggaggcagaggagagactgGACAGTGGCTTCTCAGAGATCCCTCCCACCCCAGAGATCACCACCACGGGCTGCGTCACAGTCAAAAAG gtgggtTTTTGTGATGATGTGGATGAGTTCTACGCCAGCGAGGACGATGAGGACAGGCGTGGGCCGTGGGAGGAGCTAGCCAGAGACCGCTGTCGCTTCCTCCGCCGTGttcaggaggtggaggagagcaTCGGCTACGTGTTCAGCTCCACCTTCCGCCTCACCGTCTGCCAGAGACAACACCAcagctga